In Pseudomonadota bacterium, a genomic segment contains:
- a CDS encoding acyl carrier protein, translating to MTRDDIDNAVKDIFGDLFDVPPASITPQTSPDTLLEWDSLAHVRLIAAFEEKFDVIISADNQVEMLNVELIGDVLNDLKNQGA from the coding sequence ATGACACGTGATGATATCGATAATGCGGTCAAGGATATATTCGGCGATTTGTTTGACGTGCCACCTGCTTCGATAACGCCCCAAACCAGCCCTGATACGCTGCTCGAATGGGATTCCCTTGCGCATGTGCGTTTAATCGCCGCATTCGAAGAAAAATTCGACGTGATAATCTCTGCCGACAATCAAGTTGAAATGCTGAATGTTGAACTGATCGGCGATGTCCTTAATGATCTGAAGAATCAGGGAGCATAG
- a CDS encoding acyltransferase: MTRAAYVHPTAVVDEGAALGAGCKVWHFSHVLSGSRIGENCIFGQNVMVGPDVIIGSGCKVQNNVSIYKGVTLENDVFCGPSCVFTNVLTPRAFVERRDEFLPILVKRGATIGANAVIVCGVSIGEFAMIGAGAVVTRNVLPHALVLGNPARQTGWVSRTGDVLRSDLVCPRSGEQYEETNGLLILKG, encoded by the coding sequence ATGACGCGCGCAGCATATGTCCACCCAACTGCCGTCGTTGACGAAGGAGCGGCCCTTGGCGCGGGTTGCAAGGTCTGGCATTTTTCCCATGTGCTTTCCGGAAGCCGCATCGGTGAGAATTGCATATTTGGCCAAAACGTGATGGTCGGACCGGATGTCATTATTGGTTCGGGCTGCAAAGTTCAAAACAATGTATCGATCTACAAAGGTGTCACTCTTGAGAACGATGTATTTTGTGGTCCCTCGTGTGTGTTCACCAATGTTCTGACGCCTCGCGCCTTCGTTGAGAGAAGGGACGAGTTCCTCCCCATCCTGGTGAAAAGGGGCGCGACCATTGGCGCCAATGCGGTGATTGTTTGCGGTGTAAGCATCGGCGAATTCGCCATGATCGGTGCCGGTGCGGTGGTCACCAGGAATGTTCTCCCGCATGCGCTTGTACTTGGCAATCCGGCGCGGCAAACGGGTTGGGTTTCGCGGACGGGCGACGTTCTGAGAAGCGATTTGGTCTGCCCACGCAGTGGCGAACAATATGAAGAAACGAACGGCCTACTTATTCTCAAAGGATAA
- a CDS encoding DegT/DnrJ/EryC1/StrS aminotransferase family protein, which yields MSIPFIDLKAQYVRLKPEIDAGIERVLEHGRFILGPEVAEFEVALAAHVGVAHVVSCANGTDALTLALMGENIGPGDAVFVPGFTFTATAETVLMVGAEPVFVDVDSEKFLIDGTDLERKIAAVKASGSLVPRAVIPVDLFGLPADYEVLGQIAATHDLFLLADAAQSMGAQFRGRAVGALAPATVSSFFPSKPLGCYGDGGALLTDDAARAALWRSLRGHGTGDAKYDVVRVGMNSRLDTIQAAVLLAKLPGFTAEIEARERVAKFYDQHLPEAVTRPGRMPGSDSAWAQYTIQVADRSALAAALKEDGIPTAIYYPLPMHLQTAYQRYGDGVGSLPVSENLAKHVLSLPVHPDMEEATCGRICQAIQSHFKSNDG from the coding sequence GTGAGCATCCCTTTTATTGATTTGAAGGCCCAATATGTGCGCCTCAAGCCGGAAATTGATGCCGGCATAGAACGCGTGCTTGAGCATGGCCGCTTTATTCTCGGGCCCGAAGTCGCTGAGTTTGAAGTGGCGCTGGCGGCGCATGTTGGTGTGGCGCATGTGGTGAGCTGCGCGAACGGCACCGACGCGCTTACTCTGGCGTTGATGGGCGAGAATATTGGCCCGGGCGATGCGGTGTTTGTTCCCGGCTTCACATTTACCGCGACCGCCGAGACGGTACTGATGGTTGGCGCCGAGCCGGTATTCGTCGATGTGGACAGCGAGAAATTTTTAATCGACGGTACCGACCTGGAACGCAAGATTGCTGCCGTGAAGGCATCCGGAAGCCTAGTGCCGCGCGCCGTCATTCCGGTCGATCTCTTTGGATTGCCGGCGGATTACGAAGTGCTTGGCCAAATAGCCGCTACGCATGACCTCTTTCTACTCGCCGATGCCGCGCAAAGCATGGGCGCGCAGTTTCGTGGCCGCGCCGTGGGTGCCTTGGCGCCGGCCACCGTCAGTAGCTTTTTCCCGTCCAAGCCACTCGGTTGCTATGGCGATGGCGGCGCGCTCCTTACCGATGACGCGGCGCGGGCTGCGTTGTGGCGCTCGCTGCGCGGGCATGGCACAGGCGATGCCAAGTATGATGTCGTGCGCGTTGGCATGAATTCGCGGCTGGATACGATTCAGGCCGCCGTGTTGCTGGCCAAGTTGCCGGGTTTTACGGCCGAGATCGAAGCGCGTGAAAGGGTGGCAAAATTTTACGATCAGCATTTGCCTGAGGCGGTGACGCGGCCCGGGCGTATGCCGGGCAGTGACAGTGCCTGGGCGCAATATACTATTCAGGTGGCGGATCGATCAGCCCTGGCGGCGGCACTCAAGGAGGATGGAATCCCGACCGCAATTTACTATCCACTTCCCATGCATTTGCAAACCGCATATCAGCGCTATGGTGACGGCGTGGGGTCCCTGCCGGTGAGCGAAAATTTGGCCAAGCATGTTCTCAGTTTGCCCGTGCACCCGGATATGGAGGAAGCCACCTGCGGGCGTATTTGTCAGGCAATTCAGAGTCATTTTAAGTCAAATGATGGTTGA
- a CDS encoding WbqC family protein has protein sequence MQRATAHQVNFLPWPGFWHKLVSADVFVACVGFKYTPRGYENRVRMRDTGDWATVPVRRTRGRSYDVEIADRFAVAQIARRIDHWSRQRSYRHRDRLEPVIDYLRNSSETHLYRLNLRLIEIVLDILGHRDTEIRLDLTDRTGVPIENSIADIVTGNGEIYLSGSSGPEYANRNAMVGIQEVYVQDLPSGIASESVLHLIAECDDPLSKIRELGHWRIWCGKDVA, from the coding sequence ATGCAACGCGCTACCGCGCATCAAGTAAATTTTCTTCCGTGGCCTGGGTTTTGGCATAAGCTGGTTTCGGCGGATGTGTTCGTTGCCTGCGTTGGATTTAAATATACACCGCGTGGATATGAGAACCGGGTTCGTATGAGAGACACGGGCGATTGGGCGACCGTGCCCGTACGCAGGACGCGAGGACGGAGCTACGACGTAGAAATTGCTGACCGCTTTGCTGTTGCTCAGATTGCCCGGCGTATCGACCATTGGTCACGCCAGCGCAGCTATCGCCACCGTGACCGGCTCGAACCCGTGATCGATTATCTTCGGAACAGTTCCGAAACTCATTTGTATCGCCTCAATTTACGGCTTATTGAAATTGTGCTCGATATTCTCGGGCATCGGGATACGGAGATTCGGCTCGACCTTACCGACCGCACCGGCGTGCCCATTGAAAATTCCATTGCTGATATTGTGACAGGCAATGGTGAGATTTATCTTAGCGGATCAAGCGGACCGGAATATGCGAACCGAAATGCAATGGTGGGCATACAGGAGGTCTATGTTCAGGATTTGCCGAGTGGGATAGCGTCCGAATCCGTTCTTCATCTGATTGCTGAATGCGATGATCCTCTGAGTAAAATCCGGGAACTTGGACATTGGCGCATTTGGTGCGGGAAGGATGTGGCATGA
- a CDS encoding formyltransferase family protein, with translation MQDRVTPDTLLVCFSTGVIIPKTVLSCLKGPAYNFHAASPEYPGRDSHHFAVYFTAKRYGATAHEVAERVDSGRIIGVEWFEVAPSTPPQALREAAVEAAFSLYGALMPRILRREHIPAAGIEWSEHTWTRKEFLEMCRISPTIGREEFERRYFAFDGGEYDNLTVVVHGHLFRIDKRSLQ, from the coding sequence TTGCAGGACAGGGTCACGCCAGACACCCTGCTCGTGTGCTTCAGCACCGGCGTCATTATTCCGAAAACCGTGTTATCGTGCCTCAAGGGGCCCGCCTACAACTTCCATGCCGCGTCGCCGGAATACCCTGGGCGAGATTCGCATCATTTTGCTGTTTACTTCACCGCGAAGCGGTACGGCGCCACGGCGCACGAGGTGGCAGAGCGGGTCGATTCCGGTCGCATCATCGGTGTCGAATGGTTCGAGGTCGCGCCGAGTACCCCGCCGCAGGCGCTCCGCGAAGCCGCTGTAGAAGCTGCCTTTAGCCTGTACGGCGCGCTCATGCCACGAATTTTGCGGCGGGAACACATTCCGGCGGCCGGCATCGAATGGAGCGAGCACACTTGGACACGTAAAGAATTTCTGGAAATGTGCCGGATATCTCCCACTATCGGCCGCGAGGAATTCGAGCGTCGCTACTTTGCTTTTGACGGCGGGGAATACGATAACCTCACGGTGGTGGTCCACGGTCACCTTTTTCGCATTGATAAGCGTAGTCTCCAGTAG
- a CDS encoding Gfo/Idh/MocA family oxidoreductase yields MSNANQKIGLIGTGYWGKNLLRNFDALNALAGFFDISSESRAHYAAQFPNAREFENLDAMLADETIPAVAIATPAVTHGSMVERALQAGKHVFVEKPLCLDVAEAEQLKKLADEKGLVLMVGHLLLYHPAFLALFEIVKSGRMGKLRYIYSNRLSLGKIRREENALWSFAPHDISMILQLADDMPRRVVATGAQFLTDGVADTTLSHLVFNDNLQAHIYVSWLHPFKEQKLVVVGDKAMVVFDDTKDPAEKILLYRHEVGWEGDIPIVSKAAPEPIFFAESEPLRNECQAFLDAVSGTSRPPSDAAEGIRVLRVLDACQQSILQGQAVDLAPL; encoded by the coding sequence ATGAGCAACGCGAACCAGAAAATTGGATTGATCGGTACCGGTTATTGGGGCAAGAACCTGTTGCGCAATTTTGACGCCTTAAATGCGTTGGCGGGTTTCTTTGACATATCATCTGAAAGCCGGGCGCACTACGCGGCCCAATTTCCCAACGCTAGGGAATTCGAAAATCTGGATGCGATGTTGGCTGATGAAACCATACCGGCTGTCGCTATCGCCACACCGGCGGTGACTCATGGAAGTATGGTGGAAAGAGCACTTCAGGCCGGCAAACATGTATTTGTCGAAAAGCCGCTTTGCCTCGACGTGGCTGAAGCCGAACAGCTCAAAAAATTGGCCGATGAAAAGGGGCTGGTTCTCATGGTGGGGCACCTTCTGCTCTATCATCCCGCCTTCCTGGCGTTGTTTGAGATTGTGAAAAGCGGGCGAATGGGCAAGCTACGCTATATCTATTCCAACCGTTTGAGTCTTGGCAAAATTCGGCGTGAGGAAAACGCGCTGTGGTCTTTTGCGCCGCATGACATTTCAATGATACTGCAGTTGGCCGATGATATGCCGCGCCGCGTCGTTGCCACTGGTGCTCAGTTCCTGACTGACGGTGTTGCCGACACCACGCTTTCCCATCTCGTTTTCAACGACAATCTCCAGGCGCACATCTACGTATCTTGGCTCCACCCGTTCAAGGAGCAGAAGCTGGTCGTGGTGGGAGATAAGGCGATGGTTGTTTTCGATGACACCAAGGACCCGGCGGAAAAAATATTGCTGTATCGCCATGAAGTTGGTTGGGAAGGAGATATTCCGATTGTTTCCAAGGCCGCACCCGAACCAATATTTTTTGCCGAAAGCGAGCCGCTGCGCAATGAATGTCAGGCGTTTCTTGATGCCGTCAGCGGCACGTCGCGCCCACCCTCGGATGCGGCGGAAGGCATTCGAGTTCTGAGAGTGTTGGATGCCTGCCAACAATCGATACTGCAGGGCCAGGCCGTGGATTTGGCGCCGCTATGA
- a CDS encoding asparagine synthase-related protein, which translates to MMVDESPISSRALDDGMICDGRTVKMPVAEVLFTTERGWRHCQSEGLELWIKGWPEGLSDEALLALRQGWNNAPSDKELKHWLASIHGHFAFVMKGRGWVVAAVDRIRSIPLVWAFDGACLLLSQEGTPLVHRLKLGPADCDHDAILAVALAGFTIGNATVFKDVRQLGPGQFLLLTTSTATPKIDRYHRFTPWCPVEQDGVRLRRRLSEVTLALLEQLVGEAAGRPIAVPLSAGRDSRLIVSGLVYLGHKNIITFAYGLPGNHEAKASKYIAERLGLPWCFVPYSHSKMSRVFRSPEHLAYVASADSLTGVHFPQEYLALRSLKNSGYLPGDALLVNGQSGDFITGNHIPAALCEIDHRLDATARRQRVINDLIARHYKQWRFIATEENLARIEMRLSDEIDAMGGMPEHPSGDHGVYEWCEFQDRQSKYVVNGQRIYDFLGFDWRLPLWGDAYLDFWQTVPLEAKAGQKLYSDMLTVENWGGVWTDIPLNVKAIRPNWIRPIRLAAKAIHAPLGQASWHEFQKRYLYYWMDNLAGYALLPWRRVAADGRGHVSGLSWHIEAYLAAKRHTLESVSAWTDPR; encoded by the coding sequence ATGATGGTTGACGAATCACCCATCTCCAGCCGCGCACTTGACGATGGTATGATCTGTGATGGTAGAACCGTCAAAATGCCGGTTGCGGAAGTGCTGTTTACGACCGAGCGGGGATGGCGCCATTGTCAGTCCGAAGGGTTAGAATTGTGGATCAAGGGATGGCCCGAAGGTCTCTCCGACGAGGCTCTGCTCGCGCTCCGGCAAGGCTGGAACAATGCACCTTCTGATAAAGAATTAAAGCACTGGCTTGCAAGCATTCACGGACATTTCGCGTTCGTCATGAAGGGACGGGGCTGGGTGGTGGCGGCGGTCGATCGTATCCGTTCGATCCCACTGGTCTGGGCCTTTGACGGAGCGTGCCTACTTCTTTCTCAGGAAGGCACCCCTCTCGTCCATCGCCTCAAGCTTGGACCCGCCGATTGCGACCATGATGCCATTCTTGCGGTTGCGCTCGCCGGATTTACCATTGGCAACGCTACGGTCTTCAAAGACGTGCGCCAGCTTGGTCCGGGGCAATTTTTGCTGCTCACCACGTCAACGGCAACGCCAAAAATTGATCGCTACCATCGCTTCACACCGTGGTGCCCAGTAGAGCAGGACGGGGTGCGTCTTCGCCGTCGTTTGTCCGAAGTTACTCTTGCCCTTCTAGAGCAACTCGTTGGCGAAGCGGCAGGCCGCCCAATCGCAGTGCCGCTCAGTGCCGGTCGGGATTCGCGGCTCATCGTGAGCGGCCTGGTTTATCTTGGACACAAAAATATCATCACTTTTGCCTATGGTTTGCCGGGCAATCATGAGGCCAAGGCGAGCAAATATATTGCTGAGCGACTCGGATTGCCCTGGTGTTTCGTGCCCTATTCGCACAGCAAGATGTCGCGTGTTTTTCGCAGCCCAGAGCATCTCGCCTATGTGGCTTCCGCCGATAGTCTTACAGGGGTTCATTTCCCGCAGGAGTATTTGGCTCTGCGCTCCCTAAAAAATTCCGGCTACCTGCCGGGCGACGCATTGCTGGTAAATGGACAGAGTGGTGATTTTATAACGGGCAACCATATACCTGCGGCTCTATGCGAAATCGATCATCGCCTCGACGCGACCGCGCGGCGTCAAAGGGTCATAAATGATTTGATTGCCAGACACTACAAACAGTGGAGATTCATTGCGACCGAGGAAAACTTGGCGCGAATTGAGATGAGACTCTCGGATGAAATTGACGCGATGGGCGGTATGCCGGAACACCCGTCAGGTGATCATGGCGTTTATGAGTGGTGTGAGTTTCAAGATCGCCAAAGCAAATATGTGGTCAACGGACAAAGAATCTACGATTTTTTGGGCTTTGATTGGCGTCTACCCTTGTGGGGCGATGCTTATCTGGATTTCTGGCAGACCGTGCCGCTTGAGGCGAAGGCAGGACAGAAATTATACAGCGACATGCTGACAGTTGAGAATTGGGGCGGCGTTTGGACTGATATCCCGCTCAACGTCAAGGCAATCCGGCCGAACTGGATCAGACCCATTCGACTGGCGGCGAAAGCTATTCATGCCCCATTGGGGCAGGCCAGTTGGCATGAGTTTCAAAAACGCTATCTGTATTATTGGATGGATAATCTTGCAGGTTACGCATTGCTGCCGTGGCGGCGTGTGGCAGCTGATGGCAGAGGTCATGTCTCGGGCTTGTCATGGCACATTGAGGCCTATCTTGCGGCAAAGCGACACACCCTTGAAAGTGTGTCGGCGTGGACCGACCCCAGGTAA